In a single window of the Streptomyces sp. HUAS ZL42 genome:
- a CDS encoding TerB family tellurite resistance protein: MLPGRGRDGRAARRARILGTRTAWTPVGDGEFFCPGCGGDRNYQRLAGRRRFALFGVPVLPRGESGPVVECAACRRHFGTDVLDHPTTTRFSAMLRDAVHTVALAVLAAGGTCARASLETAADTVRAAGFDDCTVEGLDALVEALAADTGRVFGEPCGPGLAIELHEALDPLAPHLAPVGRESILLQGARIALADGPYTPAEREALTTVGAALTICADDVTRLLEAARTPS; encoded by the coding sequence GTGCTGCCAGGACGGGGACGAGACGGCCGTGCTGCCCGGCGTGCGCGCATCCTGGGCACCCGTACCGCGTGGACGCCCGTCGGGGACGGTGAGTTCTTCTGCCCCGGCTGCGGAGGCGACCGCAACTACCAGCGCCTGGCGGGCCGCCGCCGCTTCGCTCTTTTCGGCGTTCCGGTCCTGCCGCGAGGCGAGAGCGGACCGGTCGTCGAGTGCGCCGCCTGCCGCCGCCACTTCGGCACGGACGTCCTCGACCACCCCACGACCACCCGCTTCTCCGCGATGCTCCGCGACGCCGTGCACACCGTCGCCCTCGCCGTCCTGGCCGCGGGCGGCACGTGCGCCCGTGCGTCCCTGGAGACCGCCGCCGACACGGTCCGCGCGGCCGGCTTCGACGACTGCACGGTGGAAGGTCTGGACGCCCTCGTGGAGGCCCTGGCCGCGGACACCGGCCGCGTCTTCGGCGAACCCTGCGGCCCCGGCCTGGCCATAGAGCTCCACGAGGCCCTGGACCCGCTCGCCCCGCACCTCGCCCCCGTGGGCCGCGAATCGATCCTCCTCCAGGGCGCCCGCATCGCCCTGGCCGACGGCCCCTACACCCCCGCGGAACGCGAGGCCCTCACCACGGTGGGCGCCGCCCTGACGATCTGCGCGGACGATGTGACGCGGTTGCTGGAGGCGGCGCGCACGCCGTCCTGA
- a CDS encoding dihydrodipicolinate synthase family protein: MTVPAPLTGVVPPVCTPLTPDREVDVPSLLRLVDHLVAGGVHGLFVLGSSSEAAYLTDRQRRLVAESVTAHVGGRLPVLAGAIDMTTPRVLDHVASVTAAGADAVVVTAPFYTRTHPSEIARHYRLVAAASPVPVVAYDIPVSVHTKLPSALVLELAADGVLAGLKDSSGDLAGFREVVMGVRAHPGITGFSVLTGSELTVDSALALGADGAVPGLANVDPHGYVRLDALCRAGDREGARAEQERLCALYGMVRAGDPARMGASSSALGAFKTALHLRGVIACPATAEPQVPLSPDEVERVGWHLVSAGLL; the protein is encoded by the coding sequence ATGACCGTCCCCGCGCCGCTGACCGGTGTCGTCCCGCCCGTCTGCACCCCCCTGACACCGGACCGCGAGGTGGACGTCCCCTCGCTGCTCAGGCTCGTCGATCATCTCGTCGCCGGTGGGGTGCACGGGCTGTTCGTGCTGGGCTCGTCGTCGGAGGCGGCGTATCTGACGGACCGGCAGCGGAGGCTGGTGGCCGAGTCGGTCACGGCACATGTGGGCGGCCGGCTTCCGGTGCTGGCCGGGGCGATCGACATGACGACGCCCCGGGTCCTGGACCATGTCGCGTCGGTCACGGCGGCGGGGGCGGACGCCGTGGTCGTCACGGCGCCGTTCTACACGCGCACCCACCCGTCGGAGATCGCCCGCCACTACCGCCTGGTCGCCGCGGCGAGCCCGGTCCCGGTGGTGGCGTACGACATCCCGGTCTCCGTCCACACGAAACTCCCCTCCGCCCTCGTACTGGAACTGGCCGCGGACGGCGTCCTGGCCGGCCTGAAGGACTCCAGCGGCGACCTCGCCGGCTTCCGCGAGGTCGTCATGGGCGTCCGCGCCCACCCAGGCATCACCGGCTTCAGCGTCCTGACCGGCTCCGAACTGACCGTCGACTCGGCGCTGGCACTCGGCGCGGACGGAGCGGTACCGGGCCTCGCCAACGTCGACCCGCACGGCTACGTCCGCCTCGACGCCCTCTGCCGCGCGGGCGACCGGGAAGGGGCCCGCGCCGAACAGGAACGGCTGTGCGCCCTGTACGGCATGGTCCGCGCCGGGGACCCGGCCCGCATGGGCGCAAGCTCCTCGGCCCTGGGCGCCTTCAAGACCGCGCTGCACCTACGGGGAGTGATCGCCTGCCCGGCGACGGCGGAACCACAAGTGCCGCTGTCGCCGGATGAGGTGGAACGGGTGGGCTGGCACCTGGTCTCAGCGGGCTTGCTGTAA
- a CDS encoding SigE family RNA polymerase sigma factor, which yields MQAELEAQFQDFVRARWSHLVRTAYLLTGDAHHAEDLTQTALAKAYRSWRRVARADNPEAYVRRMLVSCNSDRFRKRRVKEALTAAPPEVARRDEAVGRVEERGSLLAALAELPPKQRAVVVMRYWEDLSEAEVAEVLGCSPGTVKSQASKGLAKLRVYPGLGRAMDGPGRSRTSAGQSGQGGGR from the coding sequence ATGCAGGCCGAACTAGAGGCCCAGTTCCAGGATTTCGTCAGAGCGCGGTGGTCCCATCTCGTACGGACCGCGTATCTGCTGACGGGCGACGCACACCACGCGGAGGACCTGACGCAGACCGCGCTGGCGAAGGCGTACCGGTCGTGGCGGCGCGTCGCGCGCGCCGACAACCCCGAGGCGTACGTCCGGCGGATGCTGGTGAGCTGCAACAGCGACCGGTTCCGCAAGCGGCGGGTCAAGGAGGCGCTGACGGCCGCCCCGCCGGAGGTCGCGCGGCGCGACGAGGCCGTGGGGCGGGTCGAGGAGCGCGGCTCCCTGCTCGCCGCGCTCGCCGAACTGCCGCCGAAACAGCGGGCGGTTGTGGTGATGCGCTATTGGGAGGACCTGTCCGAGGCCGAGGTCGCCGAGGTGCTCGGCTGCTCGCCCGGCACGGTCAAGAGCCAGGCGTCCAAGGGACTGGCGAAGTTGCGTGTGTATCCGGGGCTGGGACGGGCCATGGACGGGCCCGGGCGCAGCCGGACGTCGGCGGGGCAGTCCGGGCAGGGAGGCGGCAGGTGA
- a CDS encoding protein phosphatase translates to MENETRWDPTAAGVLRLPSGRLVRGRALRRPLDPTAPTPSYGVYLLGGPPPDVPWESRWIRWPDFRLPADRDSARMALAQAWERAAGERVEIACGGGRGRTGTALACLAVLDGVPAGEAVDFVRRNYERHAVETPWQRRYVRRFGCGRRAVP, encoded by the coding sequence ATGGAGAACGAGACGCGGTGGGACCCGACGGCCGCCGGTGTCCTGCGCCTGCCCTCCGGCCGCCTGGTCCGGGGCCGCGCCCTGCGCCGGCCCCTCGACCCGACGGCGCCCACCCCGTCGTACGGCGTCTACCTTCTCGGCGGTCCGCCGCCGGACGTCCCCTGGGAGTCCCGCTGGATCCGCTGGCCCGACTTCCGCCTCCCGGCGGATCGCGATTCGGCCCGTATGGCGCTGGCTCAGGCGTGGGAGCGGGCGGCCGGCGAACGCGTGGAGATCGCGTGCGGCGGCGGCCGGGGGCGTACGGGGACGGCACTGGCGTGTCTGGCGGTCCTGGACGGCGTACCGGCGGGGGAGGCGGTGGACTTCGTACGCCGCAACTACGAGCGGCACGCGGTGGAGACGCCGTGGCAGCGGCGGTATGTACGGCGGTTCGGCTGCGGGCGACGAGCGGTGCCGTGA
- a CDS encoding N-acetyltransferase family protein encodes MPDLGHNLDIPSVREHKPEIRPAREDDLPELHRLDNEVFEFSPYPYFVLRQHFDAHGDHLLVLREGDSLLGYVLFATSANLSVSWCLSLAVAPHRRGRRLGRRLMSEALGRLRQEGVHEARLAVQPTNTAAIMLYRHLGFLPEEGVRRDYFGPGEDRTIMSLKL; translated from the coding sequence ATGCCCGATCTTGGCCACAACCTGGACATCCCCTCGGTGCGCGAGCACAAGCCGGAGATCCGCCCGGCCCGCGAGGACGATCTGCCGGAACTCCACCGTCTCGACAACGAGGTCTTCGAGTTCAGCCCGTACCCCTACTTCGTCCTGCGTCAGCACTTCGACGCGCACGGCGACCATCTGCTCGTCCTGCGAGAGGGCGACAGCCTGCTGGGCTACGTCCTGTTCGCCACCAGCGCGAACCTCTCCGTGAGTTGGTGCCTGAGCCTGGCCGTCGCCCCGCACCGACGCGGCCGTCGGCTGGGCCGACGGCTGATGAGCGAAGCGCTGGGGCGGCTGCGCCAGGAAGGCGTCCACGAGGCCCGCCTGGCCGTGCAACCGACGAACACCGCGGCGATCATGCTGTACCGCCATCTGGGGTTCCTGCCCGAAGAAGGCGTGCGCAGGGACTACTTCGGGCCCGGCGAGGACCGGACCATCATGTCGCTGAAGTTGTGA
- a CDS encoding SCO2525 family SAM-dependent methyltransferase has protein sequence MHLGSPGNLPQLNAEAPWDAFDPLVYVDHNYKSMIQEDREIISIVRGHFGDHFRANPDRPARGIDVGAGANLYPAFAMLPWCDEITLLDRAGRNVHYLERQQDGYDQSWDAFWDLLCEDEAYAALTGNPRDRFAEATRVEKGDLFALSGRPEHWSLGTMFFVAESLSTSHEEFWQAVECFLLALTPGAPFAAAFMEHSEGYFVGDTHFPACDVGEPEIRSAIEVYAERLSMFTVGQPDAVRPGYTSMIVACGFRGGGN, from the coding sequence ATGCATCTGGGATCACCCGGGAACCTGCCGCAACTGAACGCGGAAGCCCCCTGGGACGCTTTCGACCCACTGGTCTACGTCGATCACAACTACAAGAGCATGATCCAAGAGGACCGGGAGATCATTTCGATCGTCCGCGGCCACTTCGGTGATCACTTCCGTGCCAACCCGGACCGCCCGGCCCGGGGGATCGACGTCGGGGCCGGAGCCAATCTCTACCCCGCCTTCGCGATGCTGCCCTGGTGCGACGAGATCACGCTGCTCGACCGGGCGGGCCGGAATGTTCACTACCTCGAGCGACAGCAGGACGGATACGACCAGAGCTGGGACGCGTTCTGGGACCTGCTCTGTGAGGACGAGGCGTACGCCGCGCTTACGGGCAACCCGAGAGACAGGTTCGCCGAGGCCACACGGGTCGAGAAGGGAGATCTCTTCGCTCTCAGCGGCCGGCCGGAACACTGGTCGCTCGGGACCATGTTCTTCGTTGCCGAATCCCTGTCGACCAGCCACGAGGAGTTCTGGCAGGCCGTCGAGTGTTTCCTGCTGGCGCTCACGCCGGGTGCGCCGTTCGCGGCCGCGTTCATGGAGCACTCCGAGGGATACTTCGTCGGGGACACGCACTTTCCCGCATGCGACGTCGGCGAGCCTGAGATCCGGTCCGCGATCGAGGTCTATGCCGAGAGGCTCAGCATGTTCACGGTCGGGCAGCCCGACGCGGTGCGCCCCGGTTATACGTCCATGATCGTGGCTTGCGGCTTCCGTGGCGGGGGTAATTAA